From a region of the Zingiber officinale cultivar Zhangliang chromosome 4B, Zo_v1.1, whole genome shotgun sequence genome:
- the LOC121977202 gene encoding phospholipase A1 PLIP1, chloroplastic-like, with product MMARAAVGVHGLSPGVAVEGMAGRMRRTQSAPQLWCSLSVSRAAAAPPPSLKGSRSVGALIPFGGVISNTIRSFMFEEDEEEEAAGAGEGEMRLVEEIEAEAGAEIRQRANWVSRILELRRRWRDRQKQQDAKHGTESEKEEEDEYCGVSYNDDDDSSAASGARGDWDRESFANLLVPVTWPETKLFSQLAFLCNKAYKITEIKVDELREWYRLEFVTSSLEKKSAAAIRAKLEVDSTRPPRGSPKPPQDPSVVRSNSPTAAAVTSSLAYEVAASAASYVHSGARVNVSFASENGVEHRRPPHACGDAAPTNGRRCKNPEVAAYVAASTMTAVVAAEEAARQEAAKDLRSLHSSPCEWFVCDDVGTRTRCFVIQGSDSLASWQANLFFEPTKFEGMDALVHRGIYEAAKGIYEQFLSEIEEHLHRYGDGARFRFTGHSLGGSLCILVALMLLARGNVERHHLHPVVTFGTPSVFCGGERLLQALGLDDGFLRSVMMHRDIVPRAFSCDYPDQVALLLKRLNGVFRSHPCLNNQKVLYSPLGRTYILQPDGESSPFHPLLPQESALYMFDGSNIRQGGSSASALRAFINSPHPLETLSDPRAYGSEGTILRDHDSSNYAKAIGVLVRQQKENLRQQSRKQRLEQWWPLLGSSDAAGSCASHQNPILQKSAQLAPKEMAATGF from the exons ATGATGGCGCGAGCGGCGGTGGGCGTCCACGGTCTGTCTCCGGGGGTGGCGGTGGAGGGAATGGCCGGCCGGATGCGGCGGACGCAGTCCGCGCCGCAGCTGTGGTGCTCCCTGTCCGTCTCCCGCGCGGCTGCCGCCCCGCCGCCGTCGCTGAAGGGCAGCAGGTCGGTGGGGGCGCTGATCCCCTTCGGCGGAGTCATCTCCAACACGATCCGATCATTCATGTTCGAGGAGGATGAGGAGGAAGAGGCGGCGGGCGCCGGCGAAGGCGAAATGAGGCTGGTGGAGGAGATCGAGGCCGAGGCGGGGGCGGAGATCCGCCAGCGGGCGAATTGGGTGTCTCGGATTTTGGAACTCCGGAGACGATGGAGGGATCGGCAGAAGCAGCAGGACGCGAAGCACGGAACCGAATCCgaaaaggaggaggaagatgagtaCTGCGGCGTGAGCTACAACGACGACGACGATTCATCGGCGGCGAGCGGGGCTCGGGGCGATTGGGATCGGGAATCGTTCGCAAATTTGCTTGTGCCGGTGACATGGCCGGAAACGAAGCTCTTCTCCCAACTCGCATTCCTCTGCAACAAGGCCTACAAGATCACAGAGATCAAG GTGGACGAGCTGCGCGAGTGGTACCGCCTCGAGTTCGTGACCTCGTCCTTGGAGAAGAAGTCCGCAGCTGCCATCAGGGCCAAGCTCGAGGTCGACTCCACGCGGCCGCCGCGAGGGTCTCCGAAGCCTCCACAGGATCCCTCGGTGGTTCGGTCCAATTCACCCACCGCcgccgcggtcacctcgtcccttgcTTACGAGGTCGCGGCCTCTGCCGCCTCCTACGTCCACTCTGGCGCCCGGGTCAACGTTTCCTTCGCCAGCGAAAACGGGGTCGAGCACCGCCGCCCACCGCATGCCTGCGGTGATGCGGCGCCTACCAACGGTCGTAGGTGTAAGAACCCCGAGGTGGCCGCGTACGTGGCGGCCTCCACGATGacggctgtggtggcggcagaggaggcGGCGAGGCAGGAGGCCGCTAAGGATCTCCGCTCCCTCCACTCCTCCCCGTGCGAGTGGTTCGTGTGCGACGATGTTGGTACGCGCACCCGCTGCTTTGTGATCCAG GGGTCCGATTCGCTGGCTTCTTGGCAAGCAAATCTATTCTTCGAGCCCACCAAATTCGAG GGGATGGATGCTCTAGTTCACCGGGGGATCTACGAAGCGGCCAAGGGCATATACGAACAATTCCTCTCGGAGATCGAAGAACACCTCCATCGATACGGAGACGGCGCCAGGTTTCGTTTCACCGGCCACTCCTTAGGCGGCAGCCTCTGCATCCTTGTCGCCCTCATGTTGCTGGCTCGAGGCAACGTGGAGCGCCACCACCTTCACCCGGTCGTCACCTTCGGCACGCCGTCCGTGTTTTGCGGCGGCGAGAGGCTCCTGCAGGCTCTGGGCTTGGACGATGGCTTTCTCCGCTCCGTGATGATGCACCGCGACATCGTCCCCAGGGCCTTCTCTTGCGACTACCCTGACCAGGTCGCTCTACTCCTCAAGCGGCTTAACGGCGTCTTTCGATCCCACCCTTGCCTTAACAATCAG AAGGTTTTGTATTCTCCACTTGGCCGGACGTACATCCTCCAGCCAGACGGCGAGTCGTCTCCCTTTCACCCTCTCCTGCCGCAAGAATCCGCCCTCTACATGTTCGACGGGAGTAACATCCGCCAAGGAGGCTCATCGGCAAGTGCACTGCGGGCCTTCATCAACTCTCCCCATCCACTGGAGACGCTGAGCGACCCCCGGGCCTACGGCTCCGAGGGCACCATCCTCCGCGACCACGACTCGAGCAACTACGCCAAGGCCATCGGCGTCCTTGTCCGGCAGCAGAAGGAGAACCTTCGCCAGCAATCGAGGAAGCAGCGGCTGGAACAGTGGTGGCCGCTCCTCGGCTCCTCTGACGCTGCAGGCTCCTGCGCAAGCCACCAAAATCCAATCTTGCAGAAGTCTGCGCAGTTGGCGCCCAAGGAAATGGCTGCCACAGGATTTTGA
- the LOC121977199 gene encoding cyclin-A2-1-like isoform X1, which translates to MKKENRSSSALDAHCGRITRARAAAFRATGGLPPLPSSVANPERKQSCSKRRAHDENSYIAPCPIGSQCKKRAVLKDVTNTSSQNASKAWMSTSKVQTFAVRRQKSGPPKTKKCADSKASNSSIVGNVSINDNVENMSDVEAQKLERLVSKESSSLEKVIDSVSHKDIPRVVNEFSNNNDEHKTIEEAYKMKIFESKDSSSLEKGEDYLAVFKHLDTTRERESTCTTSLARGHNFDGNLEFTNQTKEGKFSALDFIDIDTDPRDPQLCCTYASEIYTNQCVIELVRRPAANYMETLQRDVTQSMRAILIDWLVEVSEEYKLVPDTLYLTVHIIDEFLSQNYIERQRLQLLGITCMLVASKYEEICAPRMEEFCFITDNTYTKEEVLEMESQVLNYLGFKLSLPTTKTFLRRFLRAANALSENPTLTFGHLANYLAELTLVEYSFLKFLPSVIAASAVFLARWTLQSHQTNHPWNSTLEHYTCYKATDLKEAVLALRELQMNSKSSPLNAIREKYNQPKFERVATLTSRLIQGSLFL; encoded by the exons ATGAAGAAGGAAAATCGCTCAAGttctgctcttgatgctcattgtGGAAGAATTACGAGGGCACGTGCTGCTGCTTTCCGTGCAACTGGTGGATTACCTCCTTTGCCATCGTCTGTTGCAAATCCAGAGAGGAAGCAGTCATGCTCAAAGAGAAGGGCTCATGATGAAAACAGTTATATTGCTCCATGTCCGATAGGTTCACAATGCAAAAAGCGTGCGGTTTTGAAGGATGTCACCAACACTTCTTCTCAGAATGCATCTAAAGCATGGATGTCAACCAGCAAAGTCCAG ACTTTTGCTGTTCGAAGGCAAAAATCAGGTCCTCCAAAAACTAAAAAGTGTGCTGATTCCAAGGCTTCAAATTCTTCCATAGTTGGAAATGTTTCAATCAATGATAATGTTGAAAACATGTCAGATGTAGAAGCGCAGAAGCTGGAAAGGCTGGTATCTAAAGAATCTTCTTCATTGGAAAAAGTGATAGACTCTGTATCACACAAGGATATACCAAGAGTAGTTAATGAGTTTTCTAATAACAATGATGAACATAAGACGATTGAAGAAGCATATAAGATGAAGATTTTTGAGTCAAAAGATTCTTCTTCTTTGGAAAAAGGGGAAGATTACCTTGCAGTGTTCAAACACCTCGATACCACTAGGGAAAGAGAGAGCACATGTACAACAAGTTTGGCTAGAGGACATAACTTTGATGGAAACCTTGAATTCACAAATCAGACAAAGGAAG GGAAATTTAGCGCATTGGATTTCATAGACATTGATACAGACCCTCGAGATCCTCAATTGTGCTGCACTTACGCTTCAGAGATATATACAAACCAATGTGtcatagag CTTGTTCGGAGACCAGCTGCTAATTACATGGAAACATTGCAGCGAGATGTCACTCAGAGTATGCGGGCCATTCTAATAGATTGGCTTGTAGAG GTTTCTGAGGAATACAAGCTTGTCCCAGATACACTTTATCTCACTGTACATATAATTGACGAGTTTCTCTCACAAAACTATATTGAAAGACAAAGGCTTCAGCTCCTAGGCATTACTTGCATGCTAGTTGCCTC AAAATATGAAGAAATATGTGCTCCACGAATGGAAGAATTCTGTTTTATAACTGATAACACCTACACCAAGGAGGAG GTTTTGGAAATGGAGAGTCAAGTGCTCAACTATTTGGGTTTTAAGCTCTCATTACCTACGACCAAAACCTTCCTCAG AAGATTTTTGCGTGCCGCGAATGCATTGTCTGAG AACCCAACGTTGACCTTTGGGCATCTTGCCAATTATTTGGCAGAGTTGACCTTAGTGGAGTATAGCTTCTTAAAATTTCTCCCTTCCGTCATAGCGGCATCCGCTGTGTTTCTCGCGAGATGGACACTGCAATCCCATCAGACAAACCATCCATGG AACTCCACTCTCGAACATTACACCTGCTACAAGGCCACCGATCTGAAAGAGGCAGTGCTGGCGCTACGAGAGTTACAGATGAACAGCAAGAGCTCTCCACTGAACGCCATACGCGAAAAGTACAACCAGCCAAAG TTTGAGAGGGTAGCCACCCTCACGTCACGATTGATCCAAGGATCGCTCTTCTTGTAA
- the LOC121977199 gene encoding cyclin-A2-1-like isoform X2, which translates to MKKENRSSSALDAHCGRITRARAAAFRATGGLPPLPSSVANPERKQSCSKRRAHDENSYIAPCPIGSQCKKRAVLKDVTNTSSQNASKAWMSTSKVQTFAVRRQKSGPPKTKKCADSKASNSSIVGNVSINDNVENMSDVEAQKLERLVSKESSSLEKVIDSVSHKDIPRVVNEFSNNNDEHKTIEEAYKMKIFESKDSSSLEKGEDYLAVFKHLDTTRERESTCTTSLARGHNFDGNLEFTNQTKEGKFSALDFIDIDTDPRDPQLCCTYASEIYTNQCVIELVRRPAANYMETLQRDVTQSMRAILIDWLVEVSEEYKLVPDTLYLTVHIIDEFLSQNYIERQRLQLLGITCMLVASKYEEICAPRMEEFCFITDNTYTKEEVLEMESQVLNYLGFKLSLPTTKTFLRFLRAANALSENPTLTFGHLANYLAELTLVEYSFLKFLPSVIAASAVFLARWTLQSHQTNHPWNSTLEHYTCYKATDLKEAVLALRELQMNSKSSPLNAIREKYNQPKFERVATLTSRLIQGSLFL; encoded by the exons ATGAAGAAGGAAAATCGCTCAAGttctgctcttgatgctcattgtGGAAGAATTACGAGGGCACGTGCTGCTGCTTTCCGTGCAACTGGTGGATTACCTCCTTTGCCATCGTCTGTTGCAAATCCAGAGAGGAAGCAGTCATGCTCAAAGAGAAGGGCTCATGATGAAAACAGTTATATTGCTCCATGTCCGATAGGTTCACAATGCAAAAAGCGTGCGGTTTTGAAGGATGTCACCAACACTTCTTCTCAGAATGCATCTAAAGCATGGATGTCAACCAGCAAAGTCCAG ACTTTTGCTGTTCGAAGGCAAAAATCAGGTCCTCCAAAAACTAAAAAGTGTGCTGATTCCAAGGCTTCAAATTCTTCCATAGTTGGAAATGTTTCAATCAATGATAATGTTGAAAACATGTCAGATGTAGAAGCGCAGAAGCTGGAAAGGCTGGTATCTAAAGAATCTTCTTCATTGGAAAAAGTGATAGACTCTGTATCACACAAGGATATACCAAGAGTAGTTAATGAGTTTTCTAATAACAATGATGAACATAAGACGATTGAAGAAGCATATAAGATGAAGATTTTTGAGTCAAAAGATTCTTCTTCTTTGGAAAAAGGGGAAGATTACCTTGCAGTGTTCAAACACCTCGATACCACTAGGGAAAGAGAGAGCACATGTACAACAAGTTTGGCTAGAGGACATAACTTTGATGGAAACCTTGAATTCACAAATCAGACAAAGGAAG GGAAATTTAGCGCATTGGATTTCATAGACATTGATACAGACCCTCGAGATCCTCAATTGTGCTGCACTTACGCTTCAGAGATATATACAAACCAATGTGtcatagag CTTGTTCGGAGACCAGCTGCTAATTACATGGAAACATTGCAGCGAGATGTCACTCAGAGTATGCGGGCCATTCTAATAGATTGGCTTGTAGAG GTTTCTGAGGAATACAAGCTTGTCCCAGATACACTTTATCTCACTGTACATATAATTGACGAGTTTCTCTCACAAAACTATATTGAAAGACAAAGGCTTCAGCTCCTAGGCATTACTTGCATGCTAGTTGCCTC AAAATATGAAGAAATATGTGCTCCACGAATGGAAGAATTCTGTTTTATAACTGATAACACCTACACCAAGGAGGAG GTTTTGGAAATGGAGAGTCAAGTGCTCAACTATTTGGGTTTTAAGCTCTCATTACCTACGACCAAAACCTTCCTCAG ATTTTTGCGTGCCGCGAATGCATTGTCTGAG AACCCAACGTTGACCTTTGGGCATCTTGCCAATTATTTGGCAGAGTTGACCTTAGTGGAGTATAGCTTCTTAAAATTTCTCCCTTCCGTCATAGCGGCATCCGCTGTGTTTCTCGCGAGATGGACACTGCAATCCCATCAGACAAACCATCCATGG AACTCCACTCTCGAACATTACACCTGCTACAAGGCCACCGATCTGAAAGAGGCAGTGCTGGCGCTACGAGAGTTACAGATGAACAGCAAGAGCTCTCCACTGAACGCCATACGCGAAAAGTACAACCAGCCAAAG TTTGAGAGGGTAGCCACCCTCACGTCACGATTGATCCAAGGATCGCTCTTCTTGTAA
- the LOC121977200 gene encoding uncharacterized protein LOC121977200 isoform X1: protein MRLQASRLPLPISSSPAASVSSLLYEPSSRSLALMLDDLSAFLYPSLTPTRFPGPSYTAVPPPSTAACFLRLLPSSRILFLAASPLAAGSSLQLRVWILLSHGGSGTAFNPARLDFRNDRGRFAVALSLRHGHTIRLAGSVNAFVIHSVAVNQIWVFAAKLAAGEEETVHLMKCAVVELTLPIYSIKLSMGFMLLGEVDGIRVFPLRPLIKGKLSKSRVSAVKKASASIGDLCKKNLPNIIKSSLVPEESGIHCGCERSGKNSAIEEKGDKPKTVRVRQDSGDLYSFFVFIKPAELQSCKGSKSTPASLKAVCIHVLSEKKYLILDSAGGLHFLNFNESGMALEFNAKSSMPFKDAHAYQLENFMEVQLLAVLPDISSKTQYAWLSDGEYSIHLISMEDADADTDAGVIDKDGSKQKSTVVSAMGAIFTSEKVQDLVPISSNLCLVLCPGSMFIYGVA from the exons ATGCGTCTCCAAGCGTCCAGGCTTCCCCTTCCGATTTCCTCCTCCCCCGCCGCTTCCGTCTCCTCCCTTCTCTACGAGCCTTCCTCCCGCTCCCTCGCCCTCATGCTCGACGACTTGTCCGCGTTCCTGTACCCTTCCCTCACCCCGACTCGTTTCCCCGGCCCCAGCTACACCGCTGTGCCCCCGCCTTCCACCGCCGCTTGCTTCCTCCGCCTGCTCCCTTCCTCCCGTATCTTGTTCCTCGCTGCGTCGCCCCTCGCCGCCGGCTCCAGCCTTCAGCTCCGCGTTTGGATCCTCCTCTCCCACGGCGGCTCCGGCACTGCTTTCAATCCCGCCCGACTTGACTTCAGAAACGACCGTGGCCGGTTTGCCGTCGCCCTCAGCCTCCGCCACGGCCACACGATACGgctcgctggatcggtcaacgCGTTTGTAATCCACTCTGTTGCTGTTAATCAGATCTGGGTCTTCGCCGCGAAGCTGGCTGCAGGGGAGGAGGAGACCGTCCATCTCATGAAGTGTGCAGTGGTGGAACTCACGCTACCGATCTACTCGATCAAGCTTTCGATGGGATTTATGCTCCTCGGAGAGGTGGATGGCATTCGGGTGTTTCCCCTTCGACCCCTGATCAAAGGCAAGCTCTCGAAATCCCGCGTTTCAGCCGTCAAGAAAGCAAGTGCTTCGATCGGAGATCTCTGCAAGAAGAATTTGCCGAACATTATCAAGAGTTCGTTGGTGCCTGAGGAATCCGGAATCCACTGTGGTTGTGAACGTAGTGGAAAGAATTCTGCAATTGAAGAAAAGGGTG ATAAGCCTAAGACTGTCAGAGTGAGGCAAGACTCCGGTGATCTCTACTCATTTTTTGTCTTCATCAAGCCTGCTGAATTGCAAAGTTGTAAAGGCAGCAAATCAACTCCTGCATCATTAAAAGCAGTTTGCATCCATGTTCTGTCAGAGAAGAAATATTTGATCTTGGATTCAGCTGGTGGTTTACACTTTCTGAATTTTAATGAAAGTGGAATGGCATTGGAATTCAATGCTAAATCATCTATGCCTTTCAAGGATGCCCATGCATACCAACTAGAAAATTTCATGGAAGTGCAATTGTTGGCTGTTCTTCCTGATATTTCTTCAA AAACACAATATGCTTGGCTATCAGATGGTGAGTATTCCATACATTTGATCTCAATGGAAGATGCTGATGCTGATACTGATGCTGGTGTGATTGATAAAGATGGGAGCAAGCAAAAATCTACTGTTGTTTCAG CTATGGGAGCCATATTTACAAGTGAAAAGGTCCAAGACCTTGTGCCTATTTCTTCAAATTTATGTCTTGTACTTTGTCCAG GAAGCATGTTCATATATGGAGTTGCTTGA
- the LOC121977200 gene encoding uncharacterized protein LOC121977200 isoform X2, whose translation MRLQASRLPLPISSSPAASVSSLLYEPSSRSLALMLDDLSAFLYPSLTPTRFPGPSYTAVPPPSTAACFLRLLPSSRILFLAASPLAAGSSLQLRVWILLSHGGSGTAFNPARLDFRNDRGRFAVALSLRHGHTIRLAGSVNAFVIHSVAVNQIWVFAAKLAAGEEETVHLMKCAVVELTLPIYSIKLSMGFMLLGEVDGIRVFPLRPLIKGKLSKSRVSAVKKASASIGDLCKKNLPNIIKSSLVPEESGIHCGCERSGKNSAIEEKGDKPKTVRVRQDSGDLYSFFVFIKPAELQSCKGSKSTPASLKAVCIHVLSEKKYLILDSAGGLHFLNFNESGMALEFNAKSSMPFKDAHAYQLENFMEVQLLAVLPDISSKTQYAWLSDGEYSIHLISMEDADADTDAGVIDKDGSKQKSTVVSGL comes from the exons ATGCGTCTCCAAGCGTCCAGGCTTCCCCTTCCGATTTCCTCCTCCCCCGCCGCTTCCGTCTCCTCCCTTCTCTACGAGCCTTCCTCCCGCTCCCTCGCCCTCATGCTCGACGACTTGTCCGCGTTCCTGTACCCTTCCCTCACCCCGACTCGTTTCCCCGGCCCCAGCTACACCGCTGTGCCCCCGCCTTCCACCGCCGCTTGCTTCCTCCGCCTGCTCCCTTCCTCCCGTATCTTGTTCCTCGCTGCGTCGCCCCTCGCCGCCGGCTCCAGCCTTCAGCTCCGCGTTTGGATCCTCCTCTCCCACGGCGGCTCCGGCACTGCTTTCAATCCCGCCCGACTTGACTTCAGAAACGACCGTGGCCGGTTTGCCGTCGCCCTCAGCCTCCGCCACGGCCACACGATACGgctcgctggatcggtcaacgCGTTTGTAATCCACTCTGTTGCTGTTAATCAGATCTGGGTCTTCGCCGCGAAGCTGGCTGCAGGGGAGGAGGAGACCGTCCATCTCATGAAGTGTGCAGTGGTGGAACTCACGCTACCGATCTACTCGATCAAGCTTTCGATGGGATTTATGCTCCTCGGAGAGGTGGATGGCATTCGGGTGTTTCCCCTTCGACCCCTGATCAAAGGCAAGCTCTCGAAATCCCGCGTTTCAGCCGTCAAGAAAGCAAGTGCTTCGATCGGAGATCTCTGCAAGAAGAATTTGCCGAACATTATCAAGAGTTCGTTGGTGCCTGAGGAATCCGGAATCCACTGTGGTTGTGAACGTAGTGGAAAGAATTCTGCAATTGAAGAAAAGGGTG ATAAGCCTAAGACTGTCAGAGTGAGGCAAGACTCCGGTGATCTCTACTCATTTTTTGTCTTCATCAAGCCTGCTGAATTGCAAAGTTGTAAAGGCAGCAAATCAACTCCTGCATCATTAAAAGCAGTTTGCATCCATGTTCTGTCAGAGAAGAAATATTTGATCTTGGATTCAGCTGGTGGTTTACACTTTCTGAATTTTAATGAAAGTGGAATGGCATTGGAATTCAATGCTAAATCATCTATGCCTTTCAAGGATGCCCATGCATACCAACTAGAAAATTTCATGGAAGTGCAATTGTTGGCTGTTCTTCCTGATATTTCTTCAA AAACACAATATGCTTGGCTATCAGATGGTGAGTATTCCATACATTTGATCTCAATGGAAGATGCTGATGCTGATACTGATGCTGGTGTGATTGATAAAGATGGGAGCAAGCAAAAATCTACTGTTGTTTCAG GCCTTTGA
- the LOC121977201 gene encoding photosynthetic NDH subunit of subcomplex B 5, chloroplastic-like: MVVATVSSPSLAVAALPPPATSSSSARIPAATAVGVPHMESLKSLEFFRAGIGRVRRSTRRRAGLTEIEPDLDEDPHDKWRTNGVSAEDFKYGEYDGHHTYFEGEVEKGGFWEAVVAEYEAAEPPCGFQGLISWLFLPAVVAGLAYKVPDDYLYIGAAVFVVVFCVIEMSKPDKPHNFEPQIYNMDREARDKLIEEYNSMDIWDFNEKYGELWDFTVKPRDDIVKR; this comes from the exons ATGGTGGTCGCTACAGTGTCTTCGCCGTCCCTCGCCGTCGCCGCCTTGCCGCCCCCGGCAACGTCTTCCTCCTCCGCTAGGATCCCCGCAGCGACCGCTGTTGGTGTTCCTCACATGGAATCCCTAAAAAGCCTTGAATTTTTCCGCGCCGGGATCGGGCGTGTGCGTCGCTCCACGCGGCGCAGGGCCGGACTGACGGAAATCGAGCCCGACCTTGATGAAGATCCGCACGATAAGTGGAGAACCAACGGCGTCAGCGCC GAGGATTTCAAATACGGGGAGTACGATGGACATCACACGTATTTTGAAGGCGAAGTGGAAAAAG GAGGTTTCTGGGAGGCTGTGGTGGCCGAGTATGAAGCTGCAGAGCCACCTTGTGGCTTTCAAG GGCTTATTTCTTGGTTGTTTCTCCCTGCTGTTGTAGCTGGTTTGGCTTACAAAGTACCA GACGATTACTTGTACATTGGAGCTGCAGTGTTCGTGGTGGTGTTCTGTGTAATTGAGATGAGCAAGCCTGATAAGCCTCACAATTTTGAGCCGCAGATCTACAACATGGACAGAGAAGCTCGCGACAAGTTGATCGAAGAGTACAATTCCATGGACATTTGGGACTTCAACGAGAAGTACGGCGAGCTCTGGGACTTCACCGTCAAGCCAAGAGATGACATAGTGAAGCGTTGA